The proteins below are encoded in one region of Betaproteobacteria bacterium:
- a CDS encoding response regulator transcription factor produces the protein MLKLLVVEDHALVREGLVRLLGQVEEDVTVHESADFEAALNLLDNEGEFDLVLLDLALPGIDGFAGVDILRRRHPAMPVVVVSAFDDAPTITRVLNLGASGFIPKAFSGEALLSAVREVLAGNIFRPSGQRASQMDDTTPVAPSKISVRPSEVGLTDRQGQVLALMVRGMSNRDIADQLGLSEGTVKIHATAVFKALDVNSRTQALVAVSRYGIDFESVF, from the coding sequence ATGTTGAAACTGTTGGTTGTGGAAGATCACGCACTTGTTCGGGAAGGACTGGTACGTCTGCTCGGCCAGGTCGAAGAGGATGTGACGGTCCATGAGAGCGCCGATTTCGAAGCCGCCCTGAATCTGCTCGACAATGAAGGCGAATTCGATCTGGTGTTGCTCGATCTGGCATTGCCGGGCATCGATGGTTTTGCCGGAGTTGATATTTTGCGTCGTCGCCATCCGGCGATGCCGGTCGTCGTGGTTTCCGCCTTCGATGACGCGCCAACGATCACGCGCGTATTGAATCTCGGTGCATCCGGTTTCATTCCCAAGGCGTTTTCCGGTGAGGCACTTTTGTCAGCGGTGCGCGAGGTGCTGGCGGGCAACATCTTCCGGCCGAGCGGCCAGCGGGCATCGCAGATGGACGATACGACGCCTGTAGCGCCCTCCAAGATCAGTGTTCGTCCCAGCGAGGTCGGACTCACCGATCGTCAGGGCCAGGTGCTGGCGCTCATGGTGCGTGGCATGTCGAATCGGGATATCGCCGACCAACTGGGCCTATCCGAAGGGACCGTGAAAATTCATGCGACGGCGGTTTTCAAGGCGCTTGACGTGAATAGCCGGACGCAGGCGCTGGTTGCCGTCTCGCGCTATGGCATCGATTTCGAAAGCGTCTTCTGA
- a CDS encoding class I SAM-dependent methyltransferase — MSSTPKRQFALQGAAVILVLSIAWPYFGWKAEAMPWQATSLAIGGVALLFATLSRQPWWWRVIHAGFMPLVWFTHTLAIDPGWFLLAAILLLLVYRGALSGQVPLYLSNKQTVAALAELLNERGAVRFLDLGAGVGSTTVPLADALPESHFTGYENAPLTWLIGLVLSIGRTNIRWRWDDLWQAKLGDYDVVYAFLSPTPMPRLWEKVKADMKPGSLFISNSFPAPGVAPDRIIDVDCTPSRPLYCYQL; from the coding sequence ATGTCCTCCACACCGAAACGACAGTTCGCCCTGCAAGGGGCTGCGGTCATCCTTGTCCTCTCCATTGCCTGGCCGTATTTCGGCTGGAAAGCCGAAGCCATGCCCTGGCAGGCGACCAGCCTGGCGATCGGCGGCGTCGCGCTGCTTTTCGCCACACTCTCGCGGCAACCGTGGTGGTGGCGCGTCATCCATGCCGGCTTCATGCCGCTGGTCTGGTTCACCCATACGCTCGCCATTGATCCCGGCTGGTTCCTGCTCGCCGCCATCCTGCTGCTGCTGGTCTATCGCGGGGCGCTGTCCGGGCAGGTGCCACTGTATTTATCCAACAAGCAAACCGTCGCTGCGCTGGCTGAACTGCTGAATGAACGCGGTGCAGTTCGCTTCCTCGATCTCGGCGCCGGCGTCGGCAGCACCACGGTGCCCCTCGCCGACGCGCTTCCCGAAAGTCACTTTACGGGTTACGAAAACGCGCCACTGACCTGGCTGATCGGCCTCGTTCTCAGCATCGGCCGAACCAACATTCGCTGGCGCTGGGACGATCTCTGGCAAGCGAAACTTGGCGACTACGACGTGGTTTACGCCTTTCTCTCCCCCACCCCGATGCCCCGACTCTGGGAAAAAGTGAAAGCCGACATGAAACCGGGCAGCCTGTTCATCAGCAACAGCTTCCCTGCTCCCGGTGTCGCGCCAGATCGAATCATCGACGTCGATTGCACGCCATCCCGTCCGCTCTACTGTTACCAGCTATAG
- a CDS encoding indolepyruvate ferredoxin oxidoreductase family protein, with the protein MSNLALPVDLAATLDDKYTRSAGRVFLSGTQALIRLPMLQRERDLAAGLNTAGFISGYRGSPLGNLDLGLWKAKAHLAEHHVTFQPGINEDLAATAVWGSQQVNLFPGTKYDGVFGMWYGKGPGVDRCGDVFRHANAAGTSKFGGVLVIAGDDHAAKSSTLPHQTEHFFKAVMMPVLYPANVQEYLDFGLHGWAMSRYSGCWVAFKALADTVETSASVNIDPAAVNPIFPPNFELPPDGLNIRWPDPPLVQEARLLNHKLYAALAYCRANGLNRIIIDSPTPRLGILTAGKSYLDVRQALDELGIDDTLAAEIGIRLYKIGMVWPLEPEGVRQFAEGLDEILVVEEKRQLLEYQLKEELYNWREDVRPRIIGKFDEIGEWSAGNWLLPATGELPVATIARVIAERIGRFFTSPTIAARLKLIADKQRAAQTPIILAERKPYFCSGCPHNTSTKVPEGSRAVAGIGCHYMVTWMDRQTSTFTHMGGEGVPWVGQAPFTEEKHIFANLGDGTYFHSGLLAIRQAIAARVPITYKILYNDAVAMTGGQPVDGILSVARMTRQLEAEGIDKIVIVAADPAKYSEIVDLARPGGHSVPVRHRDELDTVQRELRDCPGVSVLIYDQVCATEARRRRKRGKMPAVTKRVFINEAVCEGCGDCSVQSNCLSIVPVETAFGTKRQIDQSSCNQDFSCLKGFCPSFVTIDGNQLKKKNVADQRAAADDESWPILPTPPLPATTQPYNLLITGVGGMGVITLGALIGMAAHLDGKGISTLDMTGLAQKYGAVFSHLRIADRPEDIHAARIATGEAHAVLGGDLVVSAGSEALSKMLEGHTRAIVSCTETPTADFTHDRDWHFPLSGLRQQLSETLGADGVRFIDAQHLASRLMGDALYGNMLLLGYAWQCGLVPVSARALEQAIMLNGAAVEANRMAFLWGRRAAVNPEKVAKIAGPLTGETLPEASIHELIASRVAHLTAYQNARLANHYLHRVNGIIAIGHAPLSRAVATQYARLLAPKDEYEVARLFAEGDFLRQLGEKFEGQLRPAFHFAPPLFARPGPDGRPKKITFGPWLLPVLKIIAKARGIRGRWFDPFRFGPEKAVDRSMLTNYEADLDLIIQRGVSTDDALMLANWPDQVRGFGPIRTQAAGHGAAQREKARSGLMA; encoded by the coding sequence ATGAGCAATCTCGCTCTGCCAGTTGACCTTGCTGCCACGCTGGACGACAAATACACCCGCAGCGCCGGGCGCGTCTTCCTGAGCGGCACCCAAGCCCTGATCCGCCTCCCCATGCTGCAACGCGAACGCGACCTTGCGGCAGGCCTCAATACCGCCGGTTTCATTTCCGGTTACCGTGGCAGCCCGCTCGGCAATCTCGATCTCGGCCTGTGGAAAGCGAAGGCGCATCTCGCCGAACACCACGTTACCTTCCAGCCCGGCATCAATGAAGATCTGGCGGCGACTGCCGTCTGGGGCAGCCAGCAGGTCAATCTGTTTCCCGGCACCAAGTACGATGGCGTGTTCGGCATGTGGTACGGCAAGGGGCCGGGGGTCGACCGTTGCGGTGATGTATTCCGCCACGCCAACGCGGCCGGCACCTCGAAGTTCGGTGGCGTGCTGGTCATCGCCGGTGACGACCATGCCGCCAAATCATCGACCCTGCCGCATCAGACCGAGCACTTCTTCAAGGCGGTGATGATGCCGGTACTCTACCCGGCCAACGTGCAGGAATACCTCGATTTCGGCCTGCATGGCTGGGCAATGAGCCGCTACTCCGGCTGCTGGGTCGCCTTCAAGGCGCTGGCCGACACGGTCGAGACCTCCGCTTCCGTTAATATCGATCCTGCTGCGGTCAACCCGATTTTTCCGCCAAATTTCGAATTGCCGCCTGACGGTCTGAACATCCGCTGGCCCGACCCGCCGCTGGTTCAGGAAGCCCGCCTGCTCAACCACAAGCTCTACGCCGCGCTGGCCTATTGCCGCGCCAACGGATTGAACCGCATCATCATCGACTCACCCACGCCCAGGCTTGGCATCCTGACGGCTGGCAAGAGCTATCTGGATGTCCGCCAGGCACTCGACGAACTCGGCATCGACGACACGCTGGCTGCCGAGATCGGCATCCGCCTGTACAAGATTGGCATGGTCTGGCCGCTGGAGCCGGAAGGCGTGCGCCAGTTCGCCGAAGGGCTGGATGAAATCCTCGTCGTCGAGGAAAAGCGACAGCTGCTCGAATACCAGCTCAAGGAAGAACTCTACAACTGGCGCGAAGATGTCCGCCCACGGATCATCGGCAAGTTCGACGAAATCGGTGAGTGGAGCGCCGGCAACTGGCTGCTGCCGGCCACCGGCGAATTGCCCGTAGCGACCATCGCTCGCGTCATTGCCGAGCGTATCGGCCGCTTCTTCACGTCGCCGACCATTGCCGCGCGGCTGAAGCTGATCGCGGACAAACAGCGCGCTGCCCAGACGCCGATCATACTGGCCGAGCGCAAGCCCTACTTCTGCTCGGGTTGCCCGCACAACACCTCAACCAAAGTACCCGAAGGCTCACGCGCAGTCGCCGGCATCGGCTGCCACTACATGGTGACGTGGATGGATCGGCAAACCTCGACCTTCACCCACATGGGTGGCGAAGGCGTGCCCTGGGTCGGCCAGGCACCCTTCACTGAAGAAAAGCACATCTTTGCCAACCTCGGCGATGGCACCTATTTCCACTCCGGCCTGCTGGCAATTCGCCAAGCCATTGCAGCAAGGGTGCCGATCACCTACAAGATTCTCTACAACGATGCGGTCGCCATGACCGGCGGCCAGCCAGTCGACGGCATCCTCAGCGTCGCTCGCATGACCCGCCAGCTGGAAGCCGAGGGGATCGACAAGATAGTCATTGTGGCCGCTGACCCCGCGAAATATTCGGAGATAGTCGATCTTGCCCGACCAGGTGGACATTCGGTCCCGGTTCGCCACCGCGACGAACTCGACACAGTGCAACGCGAACTGCGTGACTGTCCCGGCGTCTCCGTCCTCATCTATGACCAAGTCTGCGCCACCGAAGCCCGGCGCCGCCGCAAACGCGGCAAGATGCCCGCCGTGACGAAACGCGTCTTCATCAACGAAGCGGTTTGCGAAGGCTGCGGCGACTGCTCGGTACAATCCAATTGCCTCTCCATCGTGCCGGTCGAAACGGCGTTCGGCACCAAGCGACAGATTGACCAGTCCTCCTGCAATCAGGACTTCTCCTGCCTGAAAGGTTTCTGTCCGAGCTTTGTCACCATCGACGGTAACCAACTCAAGAAGAAAAATGTCGCAGATCAACGCGCCGCGGCCGACGATGAAAGCTGGCCGATTTTGCCCACGCCACCACTGCCGGCCACGACCCAACCGTACAACCTGCTGATCACCGGCGTCGGCGGCATGGGGGTCATCACCCTCGGCGCCCTGATCGGCATGGCCGCCCATCTCGACGGCAAAGGCATCTCCACGCTCGACATGACCGGGCTGGCGCAGAAATACGGTGCGGTCTTTTCACACCTGCGCATCGCCGACCGACCGGAAGACATCCACGCCGCCCGCATTGCTACCGGCGAAGCACATGCCGTCCTTGGCGGCGACCTGGTGGTCAGCGCCGGCAGCGAAGCGCTATCCAAGATGCTCGAAGGACATACCCGCGCCATCGTCAGTTGCACCGAAACCCCCACCGCCGATTTCACGCACGACCGCGATTGGCATTTCCCGCTATCCGGCCTCCGGCAACAATTAAGCGAGACCCTCGGCGCCGACGGGGTCCGGTTCATCGACGCCCAGCACCTCGCCAGCCGCCTGATGGGCGATGCGCTCTACGGCAACATGCTGCTCCTCGGTTACGCCTGGCAGTGCGGGCTGGTACCGGTCTCCGCCCGCGCGCTGGAACAGGCCATCATGCTCAACGGCGCCGCGGTCGAGGCCAATCGAATGGCTTTCCTGTGGGGGCGCCGCGCTGCGGTCAACCCGGAAAAAGTGGCGAAAATCGCAGGTCCGCTGACTGGCGAAACGTTGCCGGAGGCATCCATCCATGAACTGATCGCCAGCCGTGTCGCTCACCTTACCGCCTACCAGAATGCCCGCCTCGCCAACCACTACCTGCATCGGGTCAACGGCATTATCGCCATCGGCCACGCCCCCCTGAGCCGTGCCGTGGCCACCCAGTACGCCAGACTGCTCGCCCCCAAGGACGAGTACGAGGTGGCGCGCCTCTTCGCCGAGGGCGATTTCCTGCGCCAGCTTGGCGAAAAATTCGAAGGCCAGCTACGTCCGGCATTCCATTTTGCCCCACCGCTTTTTGCCCGGCCGGGGCCGGACGGGCGGCCGAAGAAAATCACCTTCGGTCCATGGCTGCTGCCGGTGCTGAAGATCATCGCGAAAGCCCGTGGCATTCGCGGCCGCTGGTTCGACCCTTTCCGTTTTGGCCCGGAAAAAGCGGTTGACCGTAGCATGCTGACCAACTACGAAGCCGACCTAGATCTGATCATTCAGCGCGGCGTCAGCACGGACGATGCACTCATGCTGGCCAATTGGCCCGACCAGGTACGAGGTTTCGGTCCGATCCGCACCCAAGCGGCAGGACATGGCGCGGCACAGAGAGAAAAGGCGAGATCGGGCTTGATGGCATAA